The genomic region GAATTCAGAACTGTAACTCAACTTctccagtttttcttttttagatgaccaaaattaatgtttttcacTAATCTAGGAGCAATGTGCCAGGCAACCTGTATAGTGGAACAGTAAATCTGTATCCTAAacttactttaaaaaaatggtgatAGACAACACTTCTGCTAGTCATGAGGTCGAGTTGtgtgaagaagaaatggaagaagtcATGAAGAAGTTGATTGAAGGCCAGCATTTCCTAGTGAACTTAGGAGAGGATATCCCAACTGGAACTCCACCTTGGTTTGATGAGAAGAAATTTGAAGCTGGAAAACAGTTTGTGAAAAAATATTACGGGTACTTGAAGTTAATTCTAAATCTTAAATTATTGACATGTCATTAATGCAATTGGTATAGTGGTATCTTTTTTTGTCACCTTGTTTCACTAATTATGATGCTGTATTCGCCGCAAGTGCTTAAACCGCTAATCTTTACGGAAAAATCGGAAACTCCTAAAAAATCTTACCGGAGATACCTTAGTACGACAATTCACGTCATCAGTTGGTACATGGGCGATATGTGGCAAACTGATAGCAAAGCTCGCCGAAGTCTTCGATTGGTACGACAATATCACACGGATACTGCGACACGTCTCAATTCTGTTGAGATTCGTCCGTCAGTCGACAACACGGATATCACTCAATGCGGCCTTCCGCTTCATAAAGGCCATCCAATACTTGAGGTGTTACAGAAGGACTTCAGCTCCATTCCTAATTGCCCGTTCTTGTCTCAGTTAAATGGGAACTATAAAAACACGGATGTTTTCCCTGTTCAGCAGATCCCATATCTTAATCAGGTAAGTCACCATCTTCTCTATGCAATTATTCTTCTGCATCCAAAACAACTAACATTGGTGTTGGGCAGCTGGACATGAGTGGAACGCAGTTTGCCTTTATGGGACTCGTTTTGCTACATCCAGAGAAATTTGGTATTTCTCGCGCCACTGAAAGTGAACTGGAGGGATTTGTTCATATCTGGCGTTGTATTGGCTGGATTCTTGGAATCGACGATCGCTTCAATTTTTGTCGATTGGATAGTTTGCCGCAAGCCCGTCGCTGGACCCGTTACTTTGCAGACAAACTAGTTTGCCCGTTAATGAAAATGTCAGTCACAGCAGAATACGAACATATGGGCCGAGCTGTGGCAGACGGTGCCCGATGTTATACAGGCGTTTCTTATGAAACATTTTATCTCTTCATCGCTTGGGTACTTGATCTCCAAATGCCTCAACTTGAAAAACATGCCTCCCTCGCCGATAAGTTCAGCTTTCGCAAGTTAACCTACTTCTTTGGTGTCATTGGCAACCTCCCTTTTGGAAATTACATTGTTAACGGTGTCATTTACTTCACTCTGAAGCTCATAATCGATCCACCTCGCTTCTGGCCTAGAAGGTTTCGTCCGCCGATGATCAAAGGCTTGAAAGAGTTATGGGTCCACACCTGAATCTAGTGAATAACAATAGTCACATATTAGAACCATTATGTTTCTATAGGCTAGTCATCGtctttttgttattagaaCTGTTGACACAAATTGGCTGTTTCAAAATACAAAGATGTAACAGTTATTACCTTTTCTCTGATTCCTCGGCTTTTAATACGTTGATGAATGTCGacttttttgtctgttttcaAACCGTGTTATTAGCGAATTTCCTAATTAACCGAAGAAATTTcattaatctgcaatttgaaCATTACGATTAAAATGACAAAGAAATAGTAATTAAGTTTGAATATCGATTTTTAAAATCCATAATAAAGTTATCTGGAAAGTATCTGGTAAATACCTCTCTGCTTTTGGTGCTCGGGCAATCCTTTTAATATTTGGACCAAGTGTACTTCACGGCAATATTCGTTGATTTCCTGGAATTTTAGCAGATTGAAACTAATCCAATTACAAGAGAGATTCACAGATCATCGAGAAAGTTTTCTACCAACGTCTCGATACGATGGCTCTTTTAATTGCTTGTAAGAACGGCCAGCTCCAAGAAGTTCGGCATCTTGTTGAACAACGCGGAATGGACGTTAATCAACCCGGCAATCTCATGTGGGAAGAAGAATGTTACGAACAAGTTCTAGCTTTACCTCTGCATACCGCTGTTATCGCCGGACATTTGAACGTGGTACAGTATCTCGTCGAGGACTGTAAAGCTCAGATAAACATGAAAAGCCAATCCAAAGTGATGTTCCAGAATCTCTTCCTAGATAAAGGGCTAACTCCTCTTCACATTGCCGTCATTCATTTGGCTGATCAAGTTCAAAAAGACGTCATCCGTTGCCTGGTGAAAAACGGTGCAGATCTCTCCGCATATGACAGGAACGGTAATCCTTGCTGGGCGCTGACATTCGACGTCGATGTAACAAAACTTCTGATTGAACTTGGCATGGACATCCATGAGACGACGAATGACTGGTCGGAGACGATTGTTGATGTATGGGCCTGCTCACCGGATCCGCGTTCAATCGAAGTGATGCAGCTGTTGCTAAACAAAGGCGCTGATTTCCATAAAAGAGACTATGAAGGATTGACTCCTCTGATGCTGGCCGCAATAGGCGCAAATGGTGAACCAAATTGGCCAGTATTCGAATTCATTTTAACACAAGAAGAGCAACCCTTTGGTAGGCCTGATAAGATTGTCGCACTCGAATTATGCGGTGCTTTTTACATCAACGCCGGGGATTCGGGATTTGGGTTGACGTGCTGGAGGATGGCCATGGGTTTCCGCTTTGATGTGACGCCTGTCTTGCCTAAGCCTACTACAGTTCGGTCTGAAGTGGCTAGCAAGGCGTTGGACGCTTCAGAAGTGGAAACACCCGAACAACTGGAAGAAATGGCTGTTTTCGATCCTGGTTCTTTGAGAGTGCAGGCTATATTGATTATTTATCGTATTCTTGGAATCAACAGCTACCAGACTTGGGAAAGTCTTACCACATACGCTCTCGATTGCTGGGCTTTAGGTGATGGGCGTCGTTTTCTGAACGTTTCCATGCTCGTTCTAGAGTGCAGCCAGTCGATAGAAGAGCCTCTTTGGATTACAACTGTTGATACCATCCGTCGATTGGCGATGGCCTTCCACACTCTACGCAGGGAAGGATGCGATGCAGAAGACCGTGAACTTGTCTCATTTCCCAATGTCATGGCTGTTCTTCGTTGCGCAGCTAACGAACTGCATCGTTCTGCAAATTCACACAACGACTATGACGATGGGGTAAGTTGTAACATTCTGCTGGACTGCGTGATTCAGCTGACCATTGTTCTCATTTCCTTGACTATGACAGACGATGAGAGTTTCGAGCTGAAACGTTGCTTGTATCAACTTGTCCGATTGGATGAAAGGAGCAGTCTCAATGGTTACAATCTTCTTTTGCTTGCCTGCTCATCGTCCAGCTATTATTTCAGTCCCCAGGAATTGGAAATGAATGGCAGTTCTGATATCTATGTTGGACAATTACCATCAGTTGAAGTTATCCGTGTTCTTTTGGAAGTAGGAGCTGATCCTGACTCCAAAGACGACATGGGTAACACGGGTCTTCATGTCCTGGCAATAGCTGGTGAAACCTTCACATCACCCACGGTCCTAGCTTTATTCGAAGGCGGGGCTCATCTCGATCAGGCCAACGTGATGCGAGAGACCATGGCCGATTTACTTCTTAAAGATTCACCCAGAGAGGCAAATACTATTCTTGTTACCCCACTGGAATTTCCATCACTCAAATGCCTTTCTGCTCGTGCTTTCCGACAGCAAAATGTATGCTGGCCCTTCGTCGATCTCGTCCCTTCAGGTTTCTAcgatttcattcttcaacatTGATTTTTCCCTCAGAAAATGGTTTGTTCTGTCAAACATAATAAAgttcaaaattcatttaaagcTGATCACAATACAAAATTCTGATATAGTTCTGTtgaattcttttcatttactACTAATATCCACATGGTTTTAAACATTCACTCTTGCAAAGCTTTACTCCtctattaaacaaaaatatcacATTCCTGCAAGCACAGTGTTTGCGGGGTATTGAACTTTTGAGAATAACCAGGCTTAACAACATTGCATTTACATTGTGGTGAAACCAGTCTTCTTCAAAGTTATAGGTAGATAAAGACAGTATAGAAATTAAAAGCAATATAGAAATTGAAAGCAAGTCTCTGTATCGTGAATGTTGGTAAAGCTGTTATTTGAAGGAATGTATATATAGCTAAAGGTAATGGATCAAATAAAAGTCAATCAGTAAACGTATTATGCTAAGGCGCCATGGCAACCAGTTGCATAGAGTCGTAAAAAGGACTACCATTCACGCCAGATATTGACGTTTTACCTTTGTTTTTCGTGAACCAGCCCAATCAGGATTGCGTGAGCTCTCGAATTGTACGACTCATGCGTACAAGACGTACGATGGAAACAGCTTATGGATCAGAGATGACGTATTCCTCCTTCTCAGTTAGGGATTCGATCGAAGATGTACTACAATGGCGCCACTAGCGGTTTAGTTATCAACTAGATTTGTTTATTTCGGAGGGACATTTCCATTCATGCGAGTCAGTATAACCGCCTCTTCCGTTCGATGGTTTTTGCGCCATTTCTTGTTTAATTAAAAGGTAGTATGACATcctacaaaaatatttgaaattttaccttaagtttacattttgtttagtTAATTTTGCAATGGAGACCAGTAATGGTGTACGAATCAAACTGCCATCCAATGACAGCTTTGATGAAGATACCCTTAGTGATGATGTGGATGATGAAGTCTTTATCAAATCTGCAAGAAATGGTTttcgaaattcaaacaaag from Daphnia carinata strain CSIRO-1 chromosome 6, CSIRO_AGI_Dcar_HiC_V3, whole genome shotgun sequence harbors:
- the LOC130689433 gene encoding uncharacterized protein LOC130689433, producing MVIDNTSASHEVELCEEEMEEVMKKLIEGQHFLVNLGEDIPTGTPPWFDEKKFEAGKQFVKKYYGGIFFCHLVSLIMMLYSPQVLKPLIFTEKSETPKKSYRRYLSTTIHVISWYMGDMWQTDSKARRSLRLVRQYHTDTATRLNSVEIRPSVDNTDITQCGLPLHKGHPILEVLQKDFSSIPNCPFLSQLNGNYKNTDVFPVQQIPYLNQLDMSGTQFAFMGLVLLHPEKFGISRATESELEGFVHIWRCIGWILGIDDRFNFCRLDSLPQARRWTRYFADKLVCPLMKMSVTAEYEHMGRAVADGARCYTGVSYETFYLFIAWVLDLQMPQLEKHASLADKFSFRKLTYFFGVIGNLPFGNYIVNGVIYFTLKLIIDPPRFWPRRFRPPMIKGLKELWVHT
- the LOC130689502 gene encoding protein fem-1 homolog A-B-like codes for the protein MALLIACKNGQLQEVRHLVEQRGMDVNQPGNLMWEEECYEQVLALPLHTAVIAGHLNVVQYLVEDYKGLTPLHIAVIHLADQVQKDVIRCLVKNGADLSAYDRNGNPCWALTFDVDVTKLLIELGMDIHETTNDWSETIVDVWACSPDPRSIEVMQLLLNKGADFHKRDYEGLTPLMLAAIGANGEPNWPVFEFILTQEEQPFGRPDKIVALELCGAFYINAGDSGFGLTCWRMAMGFRFDVTPVLPKPTTVRSEVASKALDASEVETPEQLEEMAVFDPGSLRVQAILIIYRILGINSYQTWESLTTYALDCWALGDGRRFLNVSMLVLECSQSIEEPLWITTVDTIRRLAMAFHTLRREGCDAEDRELVSFPNVMAVLRCAANELHRSANSHNDYDDGVSCNILLDCVIQLTIVLISLTMTDDESFELKRCLYQLVRLDERSSLNGYNLLLLACSSSSYYFSPQELEMNGSSDIYVGQLPSVEVIRVLLEVGADPDSKDDMGNTGLHVLAIAGETFTSPTVLALFEGGAHLDQANVMRETMADLLLKDSPREANTILVTPLEFPSLKCLSARAFRQQNVCWPFVDLVPSGFYDFILQH